From the Verrucomicrobiota bacterium genome, one window contains:
- the rsmI gene encoding 16S rRNA (cytidine(1402)-2'-O)-methyltransferase: MSGKLYVVGTPIGNLEDITLRAVRVLKEVNLIAAEDTRHTGILLKHLQISCQQVSYHKFNEARRKEELLGTLMRGDSIALVSDAGMPGVSDPGERLIHECLREEIKVEVVPGPSAVLHALVASGLKMTPFYFGGFLPVKSGGRKKELAAARERHGTSIYFESPHRIIKTLEASVEVVGEGRVCVARELTKKFEEVKPGTPQELLEYFNKGKVRGEITFLVEGSKG; this comes from the coding sequence ATGTCTGGGAAGCTTTATGTTGTAGGCACTCCTATTGGTAATTTGGAAGATATTACTTTACGTGCGGTTCGTGTTCTCAAAGAAGTAAATCTCATTGCGGCTGAAGATACCCGACATACTGGAATACTCTTAAAACATTTGCAAATTTCTTGTCAACAGGTCAGTTATCACAAATTTAATGAAGCACGTCGTAAAGAGGAGTTGTTGGGAACTTTAATGCGTGGAGATAGCATTGCATTAGTAAGTGATGCTGGTATGCCAGGCGTTTCTGATCCAGGAGAGCGCTTAATTCATGAATGCTTGAGAGAGGAAATTAAAGTAGAAGTTGTTCCGGGTCCATCAGCAGTTTTGCATGCTCTAGTAGCTTCTGGACTAAAAATGACACCTTTCTATTTTGGTGGCTTTTTACCGGTAAAGAGCGGCGGCAGAAAAAAGGAACTTGCCGCTGCCCGTGAACGCCATGGCACCAGTATTTATTTTGAATCGCCACATCGCATCATTAAAACCTTAGAAGCTAGTGTGGAAGTCGTTGGTGAAGGACGAGTCTGTGTTGCCCGAGAATTAACTAAAAAATTTGAAGAAGTTAAGCCGGGAACGCCACAGGAGTTACTGGAATATTTCAACAAGGGCAAAGTTCGCGGCGAAATTACCTTCCTTGTTGAAGGCTCAAAAGGCTAG
- a CDS encoding DUF4172 domain-containing protein, with protein MGYITGLLEALPNNLQSEMIISMMVMETVKTSEIEGEYLSREDVMSSIRNQLDLNPKIISVRDKRAQTIAELMVAVRKDFSKKLSQRMLFSWHQMLMKGNCMIKA; from the coding sequence ATTGGGTACATCACGGGTCTGTTGGAAGCTCTTCCCAATAATTTACAATCAGAGATGATTATCAGCATGATGGTCATGGAAACTGTTAAAACTTCTGAAATCGAAGGGGAATATCTCAGCCGTGAAGATGTTATGTCTTCTATTCGAAATCAACTTGATCTTAATCCTAAGATTATTTCTGTAAGAGACAAGCGTGCGCAGACAATCGCTGAACTCATGGTGGCAGTTCGGAAAGATTTCTCAAAAAAGCTTTCTCAGAGAATGCTGTTTTCGTGGCATCAAATGCTTATGAAAGGAAATTGTATGATCAAGGCATGA
- a CDS encoding Fic family protein produces MQVVSGSIGKEKIHFEAPPSERIPAEMKAFIEWFNQTSPEGKSPIKRGPARSAMVHLYFETIHPFEEGNGRIGRTLSEMVLSQEMERPILLSLSPTVEANKKSYYEALMEGQRSNEISSWIYYFIKTVLDAQVEA; encoded by the coding sequence ATGCAAGTGGTCTCTGGATCTATTGGTAAAGAAAAAATTCATTTTGAAGCGCCTCCATCAGAGCGAATTCCTGCTGAAATGAAAGCTTTTATTGAGTGGTTCAATCAAACCAGCCCTGAGGGAAAATCGCCTATCAAGAGAGGCCCTGCCCGATCTGCAATGGTTCATCTTTATTTTGAAACCATACATCCTTTTGAAGAGGGCAATGGTAGAATAGGACGCACTCTTTCTGAGATGGTTTTGTCCCAAGAAATGGAACGTCCTATTTTATTAAGTTTATCACCAACCGTAGAAGCTAACAAAAAATCTTATTATGAAGCTTTAATGGAAGGGCAGCGATCCAATGAAATAAGCAGTTGGATTTATTACTTTATAAAAACTGTTTTGGACGCTCAAGTCGAGGCTTAG
- a CDS encoding DUF4388 domain-containing protein, whose translation MANFIGMAFWPREKYLLLQDVMATIEDSEIFFVGGSDTEDLAAAMWADVLVAHGSSPGPSFLDYMTGLMQEKGPIPIIVMGEPGQWMKQVLRFRGLDIQYLSESCQFEDIRGSVRKKITALANGPRTSDFKPIVERRFRRPTRGFLSSGIILIQDLIKTLINKNWSGRVEILNEDSYELGIIYMQQGVLVHAETDSSQGEAACYDMLSWKRSNYQFAKEESLSVRTIHSSWKQILLDKKIQNSYESISELYACV comes from the coding sequence ATGGCAAATTTTATAGGTATGGCCTTTTGGCCTAGAGAAAAGTACCTATTGCTACAGGATGTAATGGCCACTATCGAAGATAGTGAGATATTTTTTGTAGGGGGTAGCGATACGGAGGATTTAGCGGCTGCCATGTGGGCTGACGTGTTAGTCGCACATGGCAGTTCTCCAGGGCCCTCTTTTCTTGATTATATGACTGGCTTAATGCAGGAGAAAGGGCCAATCCCTATTATCGTTATGGGTGAACCAGGGCAGTGGATGAAGCAAGTCTTACGATTCAGGGGCCTAGATATTCAATATTTGTCCGAAAGCTGCCAGTTTGAAGATATCAGGGGATCCGTTCGAAAGAAGATTACGGCACTCGCGAATGGACCGAGAACCAGTGACTTCAAGCCAATTGTCGAAAGAAGGTTTCGCAGGCCGACGCGCGGTTTTTTATCATCCGGTATAATACTTATTCAAGATTTGATCAAAACACTTATCAATAAGAATTGGTCTGGGCGAGTGGAGATTTTGAACGAAGATAGCTATGAATTAGGAATAATTTATATGCAACAGGGTGTCCTAGTTCACGCGGAAACGGACAGCTCACAAGGGGAGGCTGCATGTTATGATATGCTTTCTTGGAAACGCAGTAATTATCAGTTTGCCAAAGAAGAGTCTCTTTCAGTTCGAACCATTCACTCAAGTTGGAAGCAAATTCTGCTGGATAAGAAGATACAGAACTCTTATGAATCCATTAGCGAACTATACGCTTGCGTTTAG